The following nucleotide sequence is from Triticum dicoccoides isolate Atlit2015 ecotype Zavitan chromosome 7B, WEW_v2.0, whole genome shotgun sequence.
TGAATAaatagaagaaagaaacaatacaaGGAACGCAGACAACTAAAAAACCATTGGAAGGTTCTATATTCGGACGAAACTGGTCTATAGAACCTTTTTAAATAAAACCGTTTTAACGAACCAGTCCAATAGCTGCCGTAGCTCTTCCAAGTCCCCCAATGGGGGAGATAGTCCTGGCGATCGAGACATAAGCCCCCGTGGGAGTAATATTTAGGCCCAGAATGTTGTTACGGCGGAACAGATGGATCACTTCGGCCCTGTGTTGTTTATATGGCCCAATATGACAACAATCTGATCTGGCCCAATAACAGTTGCGATCCTCGCCAGTCACCACTACATAAGCCCACCCCGAGCTAGGGTTCGGGTCTCTCGCATCGCATCCCACCACCAAGCTccagacgcctcctcctcctcccccgccgccgccgcacgctccAGAGACCGCAGGCATGGGCGTCTTCACCTTCGTGTGCCGCGACTCCGGCGCCGAGTGGTCGGCCAAGCAGCACAAGGGCGAGCTCGAGGCCTCCGCCGCCACGCCCTACGACCTGCAGCGCCAGCTCGTCTCCGCCGCCTGCGCCGAGGACAAGTCCGGCGGCGTCCAGTCCTCCTTCACCATGGTCTCCCCCAATTCCGCCATCTTCCAGGTCCGGACCCCATCCCGCGCTCACTAAAATTCTGTGCTGCGTGCTGCTGATCTGACTATACCCTGCGCCTTCGTATATGTACTTCATTAGTTCCGATCCATGAGTTCTGTTGGTTCGTTAATAACGATCCCAAGGTTTTGTTACAGATTCCGCGGCAAGCATTTAGTAGCGGGTTAGTGATTTCCGGTCTGTTCTATTTAAGATCTTCGGCCTTTCTTTATGAGGATCTGTTTGAATTTATGATAGCTATAGAACGTTGGCCCAGATGCTGTATTTAAGTTCATGGAGTTGGCATTTTATCAGTAAATCGAAGCTAAATTATTTAGTTGTTTGTGTTGTTCTCAGTCAATGGGTTATGGCTTAATTAGCGCGTAGAGCAGATCTTCGTAACAGTTCTTTTTCCTAATTATCACTAGGTTGCAGAAAAGGTTGTTTACATAGGATATAATATCTCTTTGTTTTGTATAATTATATCATTTGCTTCTCTGTTTTCTGTTTCTATAGTTTGCCATCGCTAGAGATTGCAAGTTTGTTTATTACTAGTGTGATATAACAAGTTGCTAGCACATTAAGGTGGTCTTTTTTGTAAATTATCATACATTTGTTGCTGAACCAAGTGACCATTGCTCATTGGAAGTCGGTCTTAAATGATAATTATGCATGTTGTGTCAACAAGCTAAGTTTGATGCCATGTTGTGTCAACCAGCATGTTGTGTCTTAAATGATAAGTAGACAGCTGACAGCTTGTCTTGCTGTTAACTTGTTTTCTTAATTGTTGCGAAAAAGAGACTTCTATTGATAAATAGAGTTGAAATGCTCATATATGAAACTTAATGCAGGTGGTCATTGGTGGTGCCTCTGCTGGTCCGatcggtggtggtgctggtggtggtggtgccgctGCATCAGGTGGAGCTGCCGCAGAGGCCCCCAAGgctgaggagaagaaggaagaggagaaggaggagagcgaggatgaccttggcttctccctcttcgatTAGATCTTCTTTACCCTGTTGCTCGCCAGAAATGACATTGTCCTATTGCCgcagtaattttgatgccatgcccACAGGGTTTGTGAACCTGCCTAGTTTGATTGTCAAGGGATGTATGTGTTACTTTCTGTTCATGTGAGGATTTGGTTATGTTATTATGCAGCATCGAATATCCTAATATGGCTTTAGTCTTGCCAGTTTAGAATTTTTGCTCTGTCCTGAAATTCTTGAGGGTATCATTGCCTTGATTTACCTTGCATCTTAATCTAGTGTTCGTTTTATTCTCACCAGTGGGAAGAATGTGGTGTCCATATTCCTGAGCTTCGCCAGGAAAGCAAAGTGAGGGATTTGGATGTCTAGTATGGCAGATTGAATACTGAACAACTTTAGCCCTGCCCGTAGAGTGTTCGACAGGAAAGCAAAGTGAGATTTGGATGTCTGGTATAAAAGATTGAATTTTTTGTACTCTGGAACAAGGGACGTTGGCAGAGTGTTCGACAGGAAAGCGGAACTAGGCAGAGGTGTAGGGACGTCGGCAGCTGTGAGAACCACTACGGCGAGCTTACGATGCTGCAATGACGTAGCAATGACGTAGGGGTTGCAGCAGAGGTGATGGCCGATGAAGCCAGCTGCAACCACGTTTACTGCTGCGACGAGGGAGTTGCAGCAATGGTGTTCGGCGATGAGTCGTTGCAGCAACGCTGACCAGCGTGGTGATGCTGTGATGGCTCGGCGGGTTGTGGTGACAATGTGCTTCCACGGCACCATGGTGTTGCGATGGCGTCTTGGCCGTGGTGCGAGCGGGTACATCGACGTTTGACGGCGTGGGCTTAGACTAGAGGGATGCTCTGATCAGGATTAATCGGGCGGTGGAGAAGGCATGTGTTCTTTTCTTCAGTACATCCGGATGATGCCTATCAGCCGCCAAAAACAAACCCAAAAACAAAACTGAAACTTGCCATTCTATTTTTTTTGCGATGCTTCataactaaagttgccatcctcGCGTCAGAGATGAGAAGCGATTCAACCGGGTGGAGGCGGAATCAGATTCTTCAATTGTTGTTGACTATTGCTCAGGACAATCGGTATGGTGGGACTCGGCTGCATCGATGTGTGTTTGTTAATTGGGAAGGTTAACATTAAACATTGTGTTCATTCTTCGAATCAAGCAGCGCATGTGCTAGCGAGAAGTGCATCCATGGACGCAGTGGCATCTGCACGCACCGCATCAACGGCGCGCGTGCCGTCGCGATTCGAATCAGCCGAGAGTGCTAGTTAGAGTATAGGCCAACGTTGGACAGCGATATGTAGCGTATATGTGTATTCCAAACTCAGCGCCTGACAGTACAACCTGACACGCCCAGTACGCTCGCAGGCGAAAGGACGAAAAACTTTTTCCACCACGACGAACGGCAGTAGTACTGATCGCTGGCAAGTGGCAACGTCCTTTTCCACCACGCAGAAGCATCCTGCTGTCCTGATCCATCGCCGCTGTGCCGAGATGTCCCGGAGCTCCTCGTCTGCTCGTCATGGCCGGGCAACTCCAACACCGCTGCCATTCATCTTGTGCCCAAGGTGCCCCGGGTCGGAAGGACTGAATCACGCTGCATGAGTTGAAGGTGTGCGCCCCGTCGCCGGCGCCTGCCGACGCCACACATCCGCCCCCAGAATTGAACGCACTAGAGAACTCGACATCAGACAAGGCCCCAACCTGGCCCAGAAGCGCCCGGCCCTGATCCAACGGCCGCATCTCTGGCGAGTCCACGCCTAGGACCGAATCGGCCACGGCCGGACCGGCGGCGCACCTCACGCACCACTGAATCGGTTGTCGCCCCCGTCGATCTGCAGTACCAGCGCGCGGAGCAAGCTCGTAAGCCCTAGAGTCAACGAAGAACAAGGATAGAAGCAGAATTTAACTCACCCAGAGGCCAATGCCGGCGTCGTCGCTCCGGGGATCGGCATGATTAGATCCAAACAGACCTCGAGCGCCCAATTTGTTGCCGGTTCTCTGTGGTCTTTGCCCTCAATCGAAAAAGGGAATTGATGTGAGACGCGGGACAGGGGTACAGCCGTCGTACAGGGCCCCCAGACTGCGTCGTCCAGACAACTTTAAAAAATCAGTACTGGGCCTGCGGAGTAAAGAAAATGCACGCTCTGCTCGACAGGTCTCCTCTGCGTCAGATGTGCATCCCACAAGGACAAGGGTATTCACATGTATCGACCGATGTATGTCCACTTTCCTGGTCTGAACGAACTTTAGCGCACTGATCACCTCGCCTGGACGACCGGTTGGATAGTTGCGATCATCTGCCGCTGCGTTCAGGACGGCCGCTCTCATGTGCTAGCTAGTTACTCCTTTTGTAATAAGGTTTGTAGCTCTTGGACTGACGAGCCTCTGGCTTGTCTGGTTTCTAAACTTCTAGATGATGTAATTCTTGTTTAAGCTCAATAAACCTAGCCGTGATGGCCTTCCCTCAAAACAGTTGTCATCCTCACATCAGTAAACTTTCCATCAAAAATCATAAAAAACGTTCggagttgccatatgttcatgtcacACGTGTGACACTTATCTGGGTCCTTGATCACGGAATTTCATAGGATTTTGGAGGGTTAGAATCCTTAAGATTTTTTTCTATGCTCGTTCTATAGGATTGTTTCCTATGGAATAAGTGTACTCCATTTCATTGAAAATCTAGCATTCATTCAAACCTCTTTACAATTTCTTTGTTTTTCCTATGGCATCAAAACTCTATCCTAATCATATAGGACTGAAGTGGACATGCCATTCATATTCTGTATTTTTTCTATTCCCATGTTTTGAAAATTCTGCAAATCAAAAGAGGGCCTAAATGTTCTTCAAACGGTCAATACACACAATTTATGACTTGTATTGACGGAAATACAACATGCGGGCATTTGTCTATCAATTGAGCCGAGTCCCTTACATGATGCAACCACATGTCATGTATCTTTTATTTATTTAACATTCCAAAATCGGaatattttgggatgttacagacaaCTCCGCCTCAAGATCTTATTACTCTTTGCTTGACATCTTGAAGCATCATTAACAATGTTTCTTGCAGAGACAGAATCGATAATCATCAAGTTCATACTCACTTGTTTTACATTCCCCTTCAGCGAAACCCTCGTCATAGCAGTGCTCGACGCATGGTTTGCTCGTGCATTCAGAAACAGTGTAGGTTTTGCTATACTCCTTGCAAATTTTGCCTTCAGATCCTGCAATAGAATATGGACAACAATTGGGTAACAACATCATAACATAGAACACCAGCAATCTATTATACTCTTTAGATAATTATTTCGGGCAAGGCTTACCAGGAAGCAACAGGGCCACCATGAACAACACCAAGCACAAGCCAGGCATCTTCACCTTGTGGACCTTCATGCATCCAGGAATGAACACccaagaagagaaggaaggaaTCGAAATAGGGGAAGTTAGTAGTGACATCGATCCCTTCTTATAGATATATGGATGATGAAACCTTACGATAAACCAGAAGATGTTGTCTTTTAGTGGAAGATGTAGTCGCGTATATCTAGATGATGCAGTGACGTGTCATACGCTGAAAAAAAGGACATTTTGAGACATGATAAAGAACACTAGAGGTTGTTGGATAGTGTGTGCATTGTTGCTACGAGACATGATATGATCTTTGCACGAAAGCGTTGTTCTGTGCACGAGCATTCTATCTAGTTGAAAAGTCCAGCAACGTGAGGTAGGAGATGACAGTACCACCCCACTCCCCCACCACCTGCCACCAAATCTAGTCATTTACTCCATAGTCGGTACAAGATAACAAAAAGCAACTTTCCTGATCTATGGAATGGGAAGATGACCGACATCCAGAGCCACGGCTTGACTAGCTGTCCTTGGCCACCGCGTGTCCTCTGCCTTCGTCTTGGCCCACAGATCAGTTGTATTTCCTCGTTTCCTTCTTTTTCTGGCGCTCGTGTCTCTCACAGCTCGTAAGGGCATGAGCTATGGTGGAAACAATTTGGTGCTTCCCCATAGTCCACCTAggcataaaaaaattctaaaaccaCCATATAAAATTTTCTATTGCCCAATGTAAGCTACCATCTGGTGGGGCCTACACAACGCCGAGAAGCTCCATGAAGCGCAGAGAAGTGGATGGTAGACACGAGCAGCAAGGTCCAATTTCtctcctttccttcccccttctctctctcACTTAACTTTTTTCACTTTATCAACTGAAGAGGCCGTCTCCTCTGCAAGTTGCACTTGTCGTCTGCAAGCTGCACTGCCATCGTGGCATCCATACCTAGTTGGCGCGTGGGGTAGCAGGTTTGAGGCGACGCGATGGCCATGCCCTAAATGCATCACATCAGCGGCGACAACTCAACCACCTAGATAAAGAGCGCATGTGTGCTCGTGAGCTGAAACACATCGCCCCTCATTTACTTCCTTTTTTGGCACTCGTGTCGTTGGCTAGCTCATAACTGCATCACATCGATAGAGGCAAGTCAACTACCCAGATAAAGAGTGCACATGTGCTCGCAAGCAGAAACACCATGTCCATGTTTGCACTATATACTACTCACAATGGTGTCTTATTACTTAGACGAAACCTTAAAAATCAAACATAAATGTTGTATTTATCTAGAAGATGCAAGTGTATACAACAAGACAATGCAATGATATGTTTTATACTGAAAAAGACACTCCGAGGTGTGAAATGTGCCCTAGGTTGTTGATACATATGTGTGTTATTGGTGAAAGGCGCCCTAGGTTGTTGATACATATGTTTTATGTGTGTTATTGTTTACATGTTGACATACAAATAGGATATAAT
It contains:
- the LOC119336971 gene encoding 60S acidic ribosomal protein P3-like, with product MGVFTFVCRDSGAEWSAKQHKGELEASAATPYDLQRQLVSAACAEDKSGGVQSSFTMVSPNSAIFQVVIGGASAGPIGGGAGGGGAAASGGAAAEAPKAEEKKEEEKEESEDDLGFSLFD